In Thauera sp. JM12B12, one DNA window encodes the following:
- a CDS encoding OmpA family protein, with protein MDELHGSDGAIEQAAPAWGVFGDLMSGLLGAFVLILVGVLGVQLELATTLEAEVHKRRIEEQRREALERALAVPLASGRVTLNDGRIGISGSVLFALNSAELQPEGRQVLQSLAPPLAAYLATRDELLMVSGFTDDRPVLDTNRRFADNWDLSAQRALTVTRALIEEGVPSTAVFAAAFGSEQPVASNDDAEGRARNRRVEMAPVPRSAQTVARQDG; from the coding sequence ATGGACGAGCTTCATGGCAGCGATGGCGCGATCGAGCAGGCGGCGCCGGCCTGGGGGGTGTTCGGCGACCTGATGTCGGGTCTGCTCGGCGCCTTCGTGCTCATCCTCGTCGGGGTGCTCGGCGTGCAGCTCGAGCTGGCGACCACGCTCGAGGCCGAGGTGCACAAGCGCCGCATCGAGGAACAGCGCCGCGAGGCGCTGGAGAGGGCGCTCGCCGTACCGCTGGCGAGCGGGCGGGTGACGCTCAACGATGGGCGGATCGGCATCAGCGGCAGCGTGCTGTTCGCGCTCAATTCGGCCGAACTCCAGCCCGAGGGCAGGCAGGTGCTGCAGAGCCTGGCGCCGCCTCTGGCCGCCTATCTCGCCACCCGCGACGAGCTGCTGATGGTGAGCGGCTTCACCGACGACCGTCCCGTGCTCGACACCAACCGGCGCTTCGCCGACAACTGGGATCTCTCGGCGCAACGCGCGCTGACCGTGACACGGGCGCTGATCGAGGAGGGCGTGCCGTCGACGGCAGTGTTCGCCGCGGCCTTCGGGTCCGAGCAGCCGGTGGCCTCCAACGACGACGCAGAAGGTCGCGCGCGCAACCGGCGGGTGGAGATGGCGCCGGTGCCGAGGTCGGCGCAGACGGTCGCGAGGCAGGATGGCTGA
- a CDS encoding DUF802 domain-containing protein — MNRSLSVAAFVLGAAVVGWVGGGYVGLSPLALGMTVLIGVVYLSGALELLRFDRATAALQRALDTIPPDMADAGAWLRSLPPSLQNAVRLRLEGERVGLPGPALTPYLVGLLVLLGMLGTFLGMVMTLDGAVIALETTTDLRTIRSALAAPVKGLGVAFGTSVAGVAASAMLGLISALVRRARVQASQVLDSRIARELRGFSLAQQRLDAFQAVQEQARTLPVLVETLQAMMVQMERQQLASHERMANEQQRFHDEARGSYTALAAAVDASLKASLVESARLAGRSIEPLVADAMAGIARETSALQQCVADGVQAQLDGASQRLDAAVANVSAHWAAALADHAQRSTALSDRLDASFAAWNGGFEQRATALLASVERAHGELRASLADTAGALAAQTAAMHGRVADSVQVQLDALIQRLDATAGSLAERWTQALASQERSGQAVAGALQDSLQGFADTFDQRSAALVDQVCATVSALQAELAASMQAQASRSIEQAGALMQTAAEAPRVAAEVIGELRAERSASIARDNAALDERTRIMETLRELLDAINHASSEQRQAIDALVASSAAVLQHAAAGFEQRMETEATRLADTAGELAGGAVEVASLAEGFGLAVQLFSDANARLTASLERIEGALEKAMTRSDEQLAYYVAQARELIDLSLMSQQRIVDDLQHRPGRAAAGATEA; from the coding sequence ATGAACAGAAGCTTGAGCGTGGCCGCCTTCGTGCTGGGCGCGGCCGTGGTGGGATGGGTGGGGGGCGGCTATGTCGGACTCAGCCCGCTGGCCCTGGGCATGACCGTGCTGATCGGCGTGGTGTATCTGAGCGGAGCGCTCGAGCTGCTGCGCTTCGATCGCGCCACGGCGGCGCTGCAGCGTGCGCTCGATACCATCCCGCCCGACATGGCGGACGCCGGCGCCTGGCTGCGCAGCCTGCCGCCGTCGCTGCAGAACGCGGTGCGCCTGCGTCTCGAGGGCGAGCGCGTCGGCCTGCCCGGCCCCGCGCTGACCCCCTACCTGGTCGGCCTTCTCGTGCTGCTGGGCATGCTCGGTACCTTCCTCGGCATGGTGATGACGCTCGACGGCGCGGTCATCGCGCTCGAGACCACCACCGACCTGCGGACCATCCGCTCCGCGCTGGCTGCGCCGGTGAAGGGTCTGGGCGTCGCGTTCGGTACCTCGGTGGCGGGCGTGGCGGCCTCGGCGATGCTCGGGCTGATCTCGGCACTGGTGCGCCGTGCGCGCGTGCAGGCCTCGCAGGTGCTCGACAGCCGCATCGCGCGCGAGCTGCGCGGCTTCTCGCTCGCGCAGCAGCGCCTCGATGCCTTCCAGGCGGTGCAGGAACAGGCGCGCACGCTGCCGGTGCTGGTCGAAACCCTGCAGGCGATGATGGTGCAGATGGAGCGCCAGCAGCTTGCATCGCACGAGCGCATGGCGAACGAGCAGCAGCGCTTCCACGACGAGGCGCGCGGCAGCTACACGGCGCTCGCCGCCGCGGTCGATGCCTCCCTGAAGGCGAGCCTGGTCGAGAGCGCGCGCCTCGCCGGCCGGAGCATCGAGCCCCTGGTGGCCGATGCCATGGCCGGCATCGCGCGCGAGACGAGCGCGCTGCAGCAGTGCGTGGCCGATGGCGTGCAGGCGCAGCTCGATGGCGCCTCGCAGCGCCTGGACGCAGCGGTGGCGAACGTGTCCGCGCACTGGGCGGCCGCGCTCGCCGACCACGCGCAGCGCAGCACGGCGCTGTCCGACAGGCTGGATGCGTCCTTCGCGGCCTGGAACGGCGGCTTCGAGCAGCGTGCCACCGCCCTCCTGGCCTCCGTCGAGCGCGCCCATGGCGAGCTGCGCGCGTCGCTTGCCGACACCGCGGGCGCGCTCGCCGCGCAGACCGCCGCGATGCACGGCCGGGTCGCCGATTCGGTGCAGGTCCAGCTCGATGCGTTGATCCAGCGCCTCGATGCCACCGCCGGCAGCCTCGCCGAGCGCTGGACGCAGGCGCTCGCCAGCCAGGAACGCAGCGGCCAGGCGGTTGCCGGCGCCTTGCAGGACAGCCTGCAGGGCTTCGCCGACACCTTCGACCAACGCTCCGCCGCCCTCGTCGATCAGGTCTGCGCCACGGTGAGCGCGCTGCAGGCGGAGCTCGCCGCCAGCATGCAGGCGCAGGCCAGCCGCAGCATCGAGCAGGCCGGCGCGCTGATGCAGACCGCTGCCGAGGCGCCACGCGTGGCGGCCGAGGTCATCGGCGAGCTGCGCGCGGAGCGCTCCGCCAGCATCGCCCGCGACAACGCTGCGCTCGACGAGCGCACGCGGATCATGGAGACCCTGCGCGAGCTGCTCGATGCGATCAACCACGCCTCGTCCGAGCAACGCCAGGCGATCGACGCCCTGGTGGCGTCCTCGGCTGCGGTATTGCAGCACGCTGCGGCGGGCTTCGAGCAGCGCATGGAGACCGAGGCCACGCGCCTCGCCGACACGGCCGGGGAGCTTGCCGGCGGGGCGGTCGAGGTCGCCAGCCTGGCCGAAGGCTTCGGCCTTGCCGTGCAGCTGTTCAGCGACGCGAACGCCAGGCTGACGGCGAGCCTGGAGCGCATCGAGGGTGCGCTGGAGAAGGCGATGACGCGCAGCGACGAGCAGCTCGCCTACTACGTGGCCCAGGCGCGCGAGCTCATCGACCTCAGCCTGATGTCGCAGCAGCGGATCGTCGACGACCTGCAGCACAGGCCCGGGCGCGCGGCCGCCGGCGCCACCGAGGCCTGA
- a CDS encoding DUF3348 domain-containing protein codes for MTQAVPRTRFNSAGLVRLLAELAVAEVADPKQDLAARLGEWVDLKDALALYSALHAIPPEPASRAMPVPFLRAELARVRAALAAAITADPAQPGASALALPTPLPHDTPETAADFAPFQRYYQAHQRAMGAGIAPLRAAVRTALGRESSALRQLAGLDAVMEQALAAREASLLATVPALLGRRFDHLLEAHRRTRDAAQEDDPARWMEAGGWLARFCAEMRRVLLAELELRLMPVVGMLAALETKSTELQ; via the coding sequence ATGACGCAGGCTGTGCCGCGAACGCGTTTCAACAGTGCCGGGCTGGTGCGGCTGCTCGCCGAACTCGCCGTGGCCGAGGTCGCGGACCCGAAGCAGGATCTCGCCGCGCGGCTGGGCGAGTGGGTGGACCTGAAGGATGCGCTGGCCCTGTATTCGGCGCTGCATGCAATCCCGCCCGAACCCGCCTCGCGCGCGATGCCGGTGCCCTTTCTGCGCGCGGAGCTTGCGCGCGTGCGGGCGGCGCTCGCCGCCGCGATCACCGCCGATCCCGCGCAGCCTGGCGCTTCCGCGCTGGCCCTGCCCACGCCGCTGCCTCACGACACGCCCGAGACCGCGGCGGATTTTGCGCCGTTCCAGCGCTACTACCAGGCCCATCAGCGCGCGATGGGCGCCGGCATCGCCCCGCTGCGGGCTGCGGTGCGCACCGCGCTGGGCCGGGAATCGAGCGCGCTGCGCCAGCTCGCCGGGCTCGATGCGGTGATGGAGCAGGCACTCGCGGCGCGCGAGGCGAGCCTGCTGGCGACGGTGCCGGCGCTGCTCGGCAGGCGCTTCGACCACCTCCTGGAGGCCCATCGGCGCACGCGTGACGCGGCGCAGGAGGACGATCCCGCGCGCTGGATGGAGGCGGGGGGCTGGCTTGCGCGCTTCTGCGCCGAGATGCGGCGCGTGCTGCTGGCCGAGCTGGAGCTGCGCTTGATGCCGGTGGTCGGGATGCTCGCCGCCCTGGAAACGAAATCGACGGAACTGCAATGA
- the waaA gene encoding lipid IV(A) 3-deoxy-D-manno-octulosonic acid transferase has translation MLTRLPYTLLWILALPLVVLRLLWRARRQPAYLRHVGERFGRYRVRAPLAVIWVHAVSVGETRAAEPLVRALLARWPEHSVLLTQMTPTGRDTARALFKDEPRVLRAYLPYDVGCFAHAFLRHFRPLFGVIMETELWPNLLAACRRRGIPVMLANARLSERSARRYARLPALTALTMKALAAIGAQTAADAARLAQLGARRVTVTGNIKFDISPPPSMLALGQALRARIGVRPVVLAASTREGEESLLLEAFARHAPATALLLLVPRHPQRFDAVANEVGRCGLTLQRRSAEETVAGSTRVLLGDSMGEMFAYYAAADVALIGGSWLPFGGQNLIESCAVGTPVLVGPHTFNFQAVADDAVRAGAALRAADPDTAMRDAVALLGDEARRSALAAAGRAFATTHQGATARSVAILESLQGSARATAR, from the coding sequence ATGCTGACCCGCCTGCCCTACACCCTGCTGTGGATCCTCGCCCTGCCTCTGGTGGTGCTGCGCCTGCTGTGGCGGGCGCGCCGCCAGCCCGCCTACCTGCGGCACGTGGGCGAGCGCTTCGGTCGCTATCGGGTGCGCGCGCCGCTCGCCGTGATCTGGGTGCATGCCGTCTCGGTGGGCGAGACGCGGGCCGCCGAGCCGCTGGTGCGCGCCCTGCTCGCGCGCTGGCCGGAGCACAGCGTGCTGCTCACCCAGATGACGCCGACCGGGCGCGATACCGCGCGCGCCCTGTTCAAGGACGAGCCACGCGTGCTGCGCGCCTACCTGCCCTACGACGTCGGCTGCTTCGCGCACGCCTTCCTGCGCCACTTCCGGCCGCTGTTCGGCGTGATCATGGAGACCGAGCTGTGGCCCAACCTGCTCGCCGCCTGCCGCCGCCGCGGCATCCCGGTGATGCTGGCCAATGCGCGCCTGTCCGAGCGCTCGGCGCGCCGCTACGCGCGCCTGCCGGCGCTCACCGCGCTCACCATGAAGGCGCTCGCCGCAATCGGCGCCCAGACCGCTGCCGACGCCGCGCGCCTCGCCCAGCTCGGCGCGCGGCGGGTGACGGTGACCGGCAACATCAAGTTCGACATCAGCCCGCCGCCGTCCATGCTTGCCCTCGGCCAAGCCTTGCGCGCGCGCATCGGTGTGCGCCCGGTGGTGCTCGCCGCCAGCACCCGCGAGGGCGAGGAGAGCCTGCTGCTCGAAGCCTTCGCGCGCCACGCCCCGGCCACCGCGCTGCTGCTGCTGGTGCCAAGGCACCCGCAGCGCTTCGATGCGGTCGCCAACGAGGTCGGCCGCTGCGGACTGACGCTGCAGCGGCGCAGCGCAGAGGAGACGGTCGCCGGTAGCACCCGCGTGCTGCTGGGCGATTCGATGGGGGAGATGTTCGCCTACTACGCCGCTGCCGACGTCGCGCTGATCGGCGGCAGCTGGCTGCCCTTCGGCGGGCAGAACCTGATCGAGTCGTGCGCGGTCGGCACCCCTGTGCTGGTGGGCCCGCACACCTTCAATTTCCAGGCGGTGGCGGACGACGCCGTGCGCGCGGGCGCGGCGCTGCGGGCCGCGGACCCGGACACCGCCATGCGCGATGCGGTGGCCCTGCTCGGCGACGAGGCCCGCCGCAGCGCGCTCGCTGCCGCCGGCCGCGCCTTCGCCACCACCCATCAGGGCGCGACCGCACGCAGCGTGGCGATCCTCGAAAGCCTGCAGGGAAGCGCCCGCGCGACGGCGCGCTGA
- a CDS encoding TolC family outer membrane protein produces the protein MKRILAVCIAGLFSGGALAADLMAVYQEALANDAKFSAARAQFEAGQEKVVQGRAGLLPQIGLAADTTYTDADFRTRVPPGSSSPSYNSNGYGVQLTQPLFRWQNWVQFKQGELQTALAETQFGLARQDLVLRVAEAYFNVLNAQDALAAVTQLRTAASEQLELAKTSFEVGTVTITDVHEAQSRFDLASAQEIAAQNQLEVARQSLAQIIGRQPEPLAGLREGVALQRPQPENVADWVAAAESGSFGVQAQQLAREIAAREVERARAGHLPTVDLVASHGVNNRPQPSTDRSEATAIGLQLNVPLYAGGRVSSVSREAAALRMKADADLEDARRSAALAARQSWLGVTSGMAQVKALEAARVSSTSALEANKLGYEVGVRINIDVLNAQTQLADTLQQLSRARYDTLLAQLRLKAAAGTLGEEDVHAINTLLAP, from the coding sequence ATGAAGCGAATCCTGGCAGTTTGTATCGCGGGCCTGTTTTCGGGCGGGGCGCTGGCCGCCGACCTGATGGCGGTCTACCAGGAGGCGCTTGCCAACGACGCGAAGTTCTCCGCGGCGCGGGCGCAGTTCGAGGCGGGCCAGGAGAAGGTCGTGCAGGGCCGCGCCGGGTTGCTGCCGCAGATCGGACTGGCGGCGGACACGACCTACACCGATGCGGACTTCCGGACGCGGGTTCCGCCCGGCTCGTCGTCGCCGTCCTACAACAGCAATGGCTACGGGGTGCAGCTCACCCAGCCGCTGTTCCGCTGGCAGAACTGGGTGCAGTTCAAGCAGGGCGAGCTGCAGACCGCACTCGCCGAGACCCAGTTCGGGCTTGCCCGCCAGGACCTCGTGCTGCGCGTGGCCGAGGCCTATTTCAACGTGCTCAACGCCCAGGATGCGCTGGCCGCGGTGACCCAGTTGCGCACTGCCGCCAGCGAGCAGCTCGAGCTGGCGAAGACCAGCTTCGAGGTCGGCACGGTGACGATCACCGACGTGCATGAGGCGCAGTCGCGCTTCGACCTCGCCTCGGCGCAGGAGATCGCCGCACAGAACCAGCTCGAGGTCGCACGCCAGAGCCTGGCACAGATCATCGGCAGGCAGCCCGAGCCGCTCGCCGGGCTGCGCGAGGGCGTGGCGCTGCAGCGTCCGCAGCCGGAGAACGTCGCCGACTGGGTGGCCGCGGCCGAGTCCGGCAGCTTTGGCGTGCAGGCCCAGCAGCTGGCGCGCGAGATCGCCGCGCGCGAGGTCGAGCGCGCGCGCGCCGGCCATCTGCCTACGGTCGACCTCGTCGCCAGCCACGGCGTCAACAACCGTCCGCAGCCGAGCACCGACCGCTCCGAGGCCACCGCGATCGGCCTGCAGCTGAACGTGCCGCTCTATGCCGGCGGGCGCGTGTCCTCGGTGTCGCGCGAGGCGGCGGCGCTGCGCATGAAGGCCGACGCCGACCTCGAGGATGCGCGCCGCAGCGCTGCGCTCGCTGCGCGCCAGTCCTGGCTCGGCGTCACCAGCGGCATGGCGCAGGTCAAGGCGCTGGAGGCGGCGCGCGTGTCGTCGACGTCCGCGCTCGAGGCCAACAAGCTCGGTTATGAAGTCGGGGTGCGCATCAACATCGACGTCCTCAACGCCCAGACCCAGCTTGCCGATACGCTGCAGCAGCTCTCCCGTGCGCGCTACGACACCCTGCTCGCCCAGCTGCGCCTGAAGGCGGCGGCGGGGACGCTCGGCGAGGAAGACGTGCACGCGATCAACACGCTGCTCGCACCCTGA
- a CDS encoding protein-L-isoaspartate O-methyltransferase: MNFEKARFNMVEQQIRPWEVLDQDVLDLLMTVKREEFVPAAYRDLAFTEVEIPIGCGQVMLKPVIEGKVLQALRLAKSDSVLEIGTGSGYFAALLAARTEWVRTLEIEPELVKLASANLARNGVENVVVVQGDGVGGWAERAPYDVIVVSGALPFVPQALLEQLKVGGRLFAFVGEAPVMKARLITCESEGRFRTEDIFETVVPMLKNAPQRDSFSF, encoded by the coding sequence ATGAATTTCGAGAAAGCGCGCTTCAACATGGTCGAGCAGCAGATCCGCCCCTGGGAGGTGCTGGATCAGGACGTGCTCGACCTCCTGATGACGGTCAAGCGCGAGGAATTCGTGCCCGCCGCATATCGCGATCTGGCCTTTACCGAGGTGGAGATCCCGATCGGCTGCGGTCAGGTCATGCTCAAGCCGGTGATCGAGGGCAAGGTGCTGCAGGCGCTGCGCCTGGCGAAGTCCGATTCGGTGCTCGAGATCGGCACCGGGTCCGGCTACTTCGCCGCGCTGCTGGCTGCGCGCACCGAGTGGGTGCGCACGCTCGAGATCGAGCCCGAGCTGGTGAAGCTGGCGAGCGCCAACCTCGCCCGCAACGGCGTCGAGAACGTGGTCGTGGTGCAGGGCGACGGCGTCGGTGGCTGGGCCGAGCGTGCGCCCTACGACGTCATCGTCGTGTCGGGTGCGCTGCCCTTCGTGCCGCAGGCGCTGCTCGAGCAGCTCAAGGTCGGTGGCCGCCTGTTCGCCTTCGTCGGCGAGGCGCCGGTCATGAAGGCGCGGCTGATCACCTGCGAGAGCGAAGGCCGCTTCCGCACCGAGGACATCTTCGAGACCGTGGTGCCGATGCTCAAGAACGCGCCGCAGCGCGACAGCTTCAGCTTCTGA
- a CDS encoding rhodanese-like domain-containing protein has product MHQISPTQLARRLEDAQQPAPLLLDVREPWELEICRIEGSVAMPMGSVPARFAELDRDRETVVICHHGGRSAQVCMFLERQGFSNVINLAGGVAGWAAQVDPGMAQY; this is encoded by the coding sequence ATGCATCAGATCAGTCCGACTCAGCTCGCCCGCCGCCTCGAAGACGCGCAGCAGCCAGCGCCGCTGCTGCTCGACGTGCGCGAACCCTGGGAGCTGGAGATCTGCCGCATCGAAGGTTCGGTGGCGATGCCGATGGGCAGCGTGCCGGCGCGCTTCGCCGAACTCGACCGTGACCGCGAGACCGTGGTGATCTGCCATCACGGCGGGCGCAGCGCGCAAGTGTGCATGTTCCTCGAACGCCAGGGTTTCTCCAACGTCATCAACCTGGCGGGCGGCGTCGCCGGCTGGGCGGCGCAGGTCGACCCGGGGATGGCGCAGTACTGA
- a CDS encoding DUF2894 domain-containing protein, whose amino-acid sequence MAEVQAPTASPPGGRAAEALRAHLEARVEDMRVRGAARFDPVGWRVIEAMMRRLDVFAGPARVALVRRIERRLAGLRVDVEHAGGTNPLPARRRPLAELLEHVARQAGVADPDGGLAGTEAQAAAELKSVRQFRSTWSRLSLEQQLARARAAAPDNAGPLNSHHLALQALIRMGDIAPQYLEGFIAQVDALLWLQQADATRGAAQRTAVRKGEARTSGGRGGRARKPSAPGGG is encoded by the coding sequence ATGGCTGAGGTCCAGGCGCCCACCGCGTCCCCGCCCGGCGGGAGGGCCGCCGAGGCACTGCGCGCGCACCTGGAGGCGCGCGTCGAGGACATGCGCGTGCGCGGTGCGGCGCGCTTCGACCCCGTGGGCTGGCGGGTGATCGAGGCCATGATGCGGCGGCTGGATGTCTTCGCCGGGCCTGCGCGCGTGGCCCTGGTGCGCAGGATCGAGCGCCGCCTGGCGGGTCTGCGCGTGGACGTCGAGCATGCGGGGGGCACGAACCCGTTGCCGGCGCGGCGCCGGCCGCTTGCCGAGCTGCTCGAACATGTGGCGCGCCAGGCCGGCGTCGCCGACCCGGACGGCGGCCTCGCGGGGACGGAGGCGCAAGCCGCGGCCGAGCTCAAGTCGGTGCGCCAGTTCCGCAGCACCTGGTCGCGGCTGAGCCTCGAGCAGCAGCTGGCGCGCGCGCGCGCCGCGGCGCCGGACAACGCGGGCCCGCTCAACTCGCACCACCTCGCCCTGCAGGCGCTGATCCGCATGGGCGACATTGCGCCGCAGTACCTCGAGGGCTTCATCGCCCAGGTCGATGCGCTCCTTTGGCTCCAGCAGGCCGACGCCACGCGCGGGGCGGCCCAGCGGACCGCGGTGCGAAAAGGCGAGGCCCGGACATCGGGTGGTCGCGGCGGCCGCGCGCGCAAACCGTCGGCCCCGGGCGGGGGCTGA